The window GAGGAACGGCGATGGTCGAAAACACCAATGAGGGAGTGAACCCGCTTCTGGCTGCAGCCCTGATCGGTATCGGTGCGACTGCCTTCATGGACCTCTGGGCGCTGTTCCTGAAGATCGGGTTCCAGCTGCCTGTTCGCAGTTATGACATGGTCGGCAGGTGGATCGGCCGCATGGCCCATGGCCAGCTCGTTCACATCAACATCGCGGCCAGCCCCGCTATCGCGCACGAGAACATTATCGGCTGGATCGTTCATTATCTCACGGGCATCGTTTTCGCAGCGGGGCTTCTGACCTTGTGGGGTCCGGGCTGGGTTTCGCGGCCAACGCTGTTTCCCGCCCTTTGCATTGGGTTGGTCACGATCCTTTTCCCATTTTTTGTGATGCAGCCTTGCCTGGGGTACGGCATCGCGGCGTCCAACCTCCCTCAGCCTGACGCGGCACGCCTTCGCAGTCTCATGGGGCATGCGTCGTTCGGGCTCGGGCTCTATGTCTCGGCAAGGATCGTCACCCTTTTCCTGCGCGCCGGCCAATTATGAACCATCAGGAGCAAGCAGATGACAGAAGGCTTCACCACGGCAGGATTCTGGGATGCGAGATACCAGGGCGAGGATTACGCCTATGGCCGCGCGCCGAACGATTTTCTGCGGTTACATTCATCGGTGTTCCCCAAGGGAGCCCGAATACTGAGCCTGGCGGAAGGGGAAGGGCGCAATGCGGTCTTTCTCGCTGAGCAGGGCTACAAGACACATTGCGTGGATTTTTCACCGGAAGGACAGAAGAAGACATTGCAACTGGCGAAGGTGCGCGGGGTCGCCGTTACCTACGATATCGGCGATCTGACGGCCTACGGCATGGGCAAGGAGCGGTGGGACGGCATTATCTCGATTTTCTGCCATCTTTCGCAGAATGATCGTCCGGGTCTTTACGCCTCGGTTGCGCGTGCGCTCAAGCCCGGCGGGGTTTTCCTTCTGGAGGCGTATCATCCTGACCAGATTGGCTTGGGGACCGGCGGACCGCGTGACGCGGCACATCTGCTGCGATCCGCCGAGTTGGAAGATGCGTTTGCCGGATTTGAAATCCTGGTCTCATCCGAGACCGTGCGACACGTGGAGGAGGGCGCCTATCATCAGGGGCAAAGCGCTGTGACACAGTTCATCGCCCGCAAGCCAGGTTGATCCATGTAACAAGGTCCGCTGGCTTCAGCCGTTGCGTGGACGGGGTTCCCAAGACGCTTGTGACGAGTGGTGTGTGGCGCGCCTGGCCGAGACGAGACGAGATGTGCGCGGGGCTGACTGGTGCGCTGTTTCTCGCCACTGTAACGGCCGTTATCGTTCCGCAGTGCAGCGTCCATGCAGCGTGGAACTGCCGGGAGTGCCGGTGGGGCCGCGCGCCGCGCATCGCGTCCACCCGTAAGGGTCTGCCGCAAGCTGGCCCTTGGCGCGACCCTGAGTGTCGGACAATCGGCACCGGAGGACAGCATGCAGGCGCGTTCAACCGTCATACTCGCGATCATCAGCTCGGCGGTTCTGGCTGGGGCAGGGCAGGCGCGTGCAGACGAGCAGGAGAGGGCGGACATATTCCGCTCCGTCATCGAGCAGACGGACGCCGCCGCTGAGCGGATCTCGGCGCTCCGGCCTCTGGTCGATGAGGGCGGTTTTGACATCTCCTCGGTAGTCGAAGGTTTTGATTTCGATGGTGACGAGCTCGCCCGCTTCGTTGCCGAAGGTGTTCGCTACGAGCCTTATGCCGGCCTTCTGCGTGGGGCACAGGCGACATTGTCAGCCCGCGCCGGGAACGCCATTGATCAGAGCCTGCTGCTGATGTCGCTTCTGGAAATGGCAGGCTATGACGCGCAGCTCCTGCGCGCCGGAGGTGCAAGCGGTGATCTTGCAGACCTGCTGGCGGATGCAGCCATGCGCCCGCGTCAGGCTGCGCCCGCCATCGCGGACGTATCGCGCCTGGAGGCCACGCTCGCCAATGCGCTCGGGTCCCGCGCCGGGGATGTCCCGGTCAGCGAGATTGCCCGCGCCCTCAGCGGCACGGCGCCGTCCCGTCTGGACGAAACCGTAACCGGGGCCGCAGGCCGTCTGGGCGGGCTGGTGAGCCGGGAGGGCACCGGCATCGACAGCCAGGACTATTACTGGGTGCGCTACCGTCTCGGTGCTGGCATGTCCTGGACGGAGACCCATCCCGCCCTGGCAGGAGCCAGCCCGCAGGGGCTGGAGCCGGATGAAGTTCTGACCGGCTCAGCACCGGACGACATGCTGCATTTCGTGGAGATCGCCATGGAGGCGGAAATCCTCAAAAATGGCCGGCTGCGCCGCGAGCCGTTGATGTCACCCTGGCGTCAGCCGGTGGCGGCGCTGTTCGACACGCCGGTCAGCGTGGGGCTTTTTGGCGAGATCGATCAGGACAGCGAAAGCCAGGCCGGAACGCTGTTCATGCCCTCGCTCAATGACGATACGCCGCCCGGCGCGATGGCCGTCACCTTGCGCGGCGCGACGCTGGACTCCGGCATCATGGGGCTGGACTCGCAGGGAATGTCGGGCGTTTTCAGCGCGCTGGGCGACACCCTGCAGGATGCCGGTGATCTGGTGGGCGGGCGTGATGAGGACCGTCCGTCGCGGGCCCTGACCGGCATCGTTCTTGAAGTGCGCTGGGTAAAGCCGTCCGGTGAAACACGCCGGGAAGAACGCTGGTTGATCGACCGGCTGGCGAACCGTCACGCAGACGGCGAAGAGCCCCGGCTCGATCTTGATTTCACGCTACGCGAACTCGCCCACCGGATGAATTTCCGGCGCGATGTCATCATCAGCGCGGGCGGCGGGCACGAGGCGCACAGGCTCGCTGCCGCTCTAGATGCCGAGGCGCTGCGCCTGCGCCACGGTGCGCATGTGCTTGCTGCCACGGACCCGGATACTGGCGAGCTGCGGATGAGTGAGGCCCAGCCGCTGAACCAGACGCACCTGCCTTTCCTGCTGAGCTTGCAGAGCGTGATGGATCAGGATGTCGCAAGCGTGCCCGATCATCATGTGTTCCGCGATGGCCCGCTTGTGCTGTCCGTTCACCGCTACCGCGATGCCGGCACTGACCAGGGCATCGCCTATATCGATATTCTCATGAACCCCTGGGCAGGTGTGGTCCGTGAAGATGGCGCTCTTCGCCACTGGCCTGAGGGAGCGCTGGCTCGCGGCATACTGGATACCCGCGTCGAGCTCGCTTTCGGCTCGGATGATGAGACAGGGGACTATTTCAGTGCGCTGGCTAATGCCGGTGAACTTGTGGTCGTCACACAGGCTTCCGACCTCGCGGACCTGCCCAGGGACGCGCGTATGGCGGCTGAGGCGGACATTGAAGAGGGGTTCGCGCTGGCGATGCTCCCCGGGACAAATGGTGCCGGGCGCCCGCAATGGTGGCGCGTGCGCGGCGACGGCAGCGAAGTGCTGGGCCGCAATGCGCTGGGTGGCCAGTCGACGACGGAATATATCGTCACATACGCCAGCGGGGCCTGGGCGCTATACAGCTATGCCAGTGACACCAAGGCCTGCGTGGACGGCTATGATGCCGGAAGCGGGCTGGGGTGCTGCCTGATGTATGCTGTTGTGTACAATGGCGGATCAGCGGCCATTGGCGCAGGCGCGAGTGCCGGGGTGAGAGCGGCAGGCGCCAGGACAGCAGGCGTGGCCACGCGCGATGTCGCAGGCGCGGTAACGAATCTGGGCGCGCTTGAACTTATTACCGCGCTGAGCGTCGAGCTTGGCCTTTACTCGGCGGCCGAGGCCGGCCGGGCGCTCGCGCCCGACCTGACACGTAACGGCATGTGCGGAGAGCCCAGCCGCTGATCGTCTCGTTGGAAGGGGCCAAGCGCGGGAAAGCCGCACATTCACACAAGGCATGTCCGGCTAAAGGGCCGGTTTGCGTTCTCCCTAAATAAAGGCGCGGGCCGCTAAAGCCCGCCAGAATGATTTAAGCACCAGGAAGGGGCATTGAATGTGGGATTTTTCACTAGGCGGAGCGATGGGGTTGATGGCGCGCACGCTGCCATTCCTGCTGCTGCGGCTGGCCGTCTATGCCGGGGTGGCGCTGGCCTTCCTCATCCTGACGACCATTGGGGCAGGTATGGGCTGGGCCATTGGCAGCCTCGGTGATGAGGGTTTCCGCGCCGGCTCTACCTTTCTTGGGGGGCTGATAGGCTTCTCCATTGTGGGCGGCTTTGCGTGGTTCGCGCGCGCCTATCTGCTTTATCTGGTGAAAGGGGCCCATATTGCCGTGCTGGTCGAACTGATTGACGGCAAGGACATTCCCGGCGGCAAGGGGCAGATCACCTATGGCCGGGAAGTTGTTCAGGCCCGCTTTGCGCAGTCTTCGGTCCTGTTCGGCCTCGACCTGCTGATCAAAGGCGTGATCCGGGCCGTTACCGGGCTGGCGCGCGGCATGCTGCGCGTGCTGCCGATACCGGGCGCCAAGCCGCTGGCGGGCGCGCTGAACGCTTTCCTGAAAGTGGCGGTCGGTTTTCTCGATGAGGTTATTCTGGCCTATGCCATCCGCACCGGTTCGACCAATGCGTGGGGCTCTGCGCGCACCGCTTTGATCCTCTACGGGCAGAACTGGAAGCCGATGATGAAGAACGCCGCCTGGCTGGCGCTGTTCATTTATCTTCTGTCCTTCGTGATCTTCCTCATCATGCTCCTGCCTGCCAGCCTGTTCGTGTGGCTGATGCCGGGCAACGCGGCCATTGTCGGGCTGGTCTTTGCGCTCATTCTGGCCTGGGCCGTCAAGGCAGCCCTGCTCGAACCGCTGGCGGTAACCTGCATGATGCAGGTCTACTTCAAGACTATCGAAGGTCAGGTTCCCGATCCTGAGTGGGAGCGGCGTCTCGCCAGCATGTCGGGCCAGTTCCGCAAGCTGACGGACAAAGCCTTCTCAGGCAGCCAGGAGCCGCAGGCTGATGGCGGCCAGCCGCCATCCTCACCACCGCAGGAGCAGGGGGCGGCCCCTTAACCGGGCATGAGGCGCAGCGCCGTGCCGGAAAAAAGCCGGTGCGGTGCCGCTGCGCTTCAGGGGGCAGGGACGTTTAAGGGCAGAACGCGCCCGGCTCGGCAAATTGCGGTCCGCGTGCGCACTCGTAAGCGGTCGCGGTGAACACAACACCGCCAGCGAGTACGGCTGCCCGCTCCCAGATCGCCGACACGGAATCGTCCAGCAATCCGTGCTGGCGGTAGCTGGCATCCACCCCGGCATCCTGTCCGAGCCCGCTTTCAATAACCGCTTCTATATCAGGGTCAGGCACAAAACTGACCGAAGGCACGGCGCCGTCGGTTTCGGGTTCCGCAATGGCGTCAAAAATCAGGTGCGCCACGGAAGCGGGCGGGACGGGGCCGTCTGCCGGCACCGGCTGTAGCCAGTTTTGCGGGGTGTCGGCCTGCGCCATGGCGCTCCAGCGTGCGAGATCGTCTATGCCCGGATCTGCAGACAGGCATGGCTGTCCGAGGCATTGTTCGCGCCCGGCGTCGTCTTCATTCAACGTTCTGCGTCCTGCGGCCACGATCAGCGCCCGGTTGCCTCTCAACGGACGCGTCACCAGCCGCCATGCCGTGTGCGGTCCCTCTCCGAACGCTTCGGGTGGGGCGACATTATCTTC is drawn from Glycocaulis alkaliphilus and contains these coding sequences:
- a CDS encoding DUF2938 domain-containing protein; its protein translation is MVENTNEGVNPLLAAALIGIGATAFMDLWALFLKIGFQLPVRSYDMVGRWIGRMAHGQLVHINIAASPAIAHENIIGWIVHYLTGIVFAAGLLTLWGPGWVSRPTLFPALCIGLVTILFPFFVMQPCLGYGIAASNLPQPDAARLRSLMGHASFGLGLYVSARIVTLFLRAGQL
- a CDS encoding SAM-dependent methyltransferase, translating into MTEGFTTAGFWDARYQGEDYAYGRAPNDFLRLHSSVFPKGARILSLAEGEGRNAVFLAEQGYKTHCVDFSPEGQKKTLQLAKVRGVAVTYDIGDLTAYGMGKERWDGIISIFCHLSQNDRPGLYASVARALKPGGVFLLEAYHPDQIGLGTGGPRDAAHLLRSAELEDAFAGFEILVSSETVRHVEEGAYHQGQSAVTQFIARKPG